A segment of the Microbacterium luteolum genome:
GTGAAGGTCGCCGAGCCGGGACAGACGCTCTCGGACGACATCGCCCGCGTGCGTGCCGTGCGCGAGGCCATGGGACCGGAGGGCCGCATCCGCGTCGACGCGAACGGCATGTGGAACGTCGACGAGGCCGAACACGCCGTCCACGCCTTGAACGAGTTCGACCTCGAGTACGTGGAGCAGCCGTGCGCGTCGGTGCCGGAACTGGCCGACCTGCGCCGGCGAGTGAAGTACATGGGCATCCCGGTCGCCGCGGACGAGAGCGTGCGCAAGTCGTCCGATCCCCTCGCCGTGGCCCGCGCCCGCGCTGCCGACGTACTCGTGATCAAAGCCCAGCCGCTGGGCGGCGTCACCCACGCTCTGCAGATCGTCACGGCCGCCGGGCTCCCGGCCGTCGTCTCGAGCGCTCTCGACACCGCGATCGGTCTGTCCCAGGGCGCGGCGCTCGCCGCCGCTCTCCCGAACCTGGACTACGACTGCGGCCTCGGCACCGCCTCGCTCTTCCTCGACGACGTCGCGGAACTGCGCCCGGTGGACGGCTCGATCGCCGTCGGCAGGGTCGCACCCGACGACGGAGCGCTCGCTCGCCTCGCCGCCTCCGACGAACGGCGCGACTGGTGGCTGCAGCGACTCGGCCGCTGCCACGAGCTGCTCGCCTCGGCCTGAGCCGACTCAGTCGATGCGGCGCTCGTCCACGACGAGCAGCTGGACCAGGCGGCCGAGCTCTTCGCTGCCGGAGTGACGCAGTCGCTCGTCATCCTGACCGGCCATGGCTCCGCGAACGGTCATCCCCTCCCAGACGATCATGAGCATGCGGGCAGCGACGTCGGCCGGCAGCCGCAGCTTCAGCCGCCCCGCCGCGACGATGTCCTCGACGATCTGCGCGATGCTCGCGACCATCTCGCGCTCCTGCGCCAGGTAGGCGATGCCGAACTGCTCGTCGCGCAGGGCGCGGATGCG
Coding sequences within it:
- a CDS encoding o-succinylbenzoate synthase translates to MLPPLADLLASARVVALPMHTRFRGVDTREALLFEGPEGWAEFSPFVEYEDAEAATWLAGAIDFGWQPQPAPLRDRIPVNATIPAIPAERVAEVLARFSGCRTAKVKVAEPGQTLSDDIARVRAVREAMGPEGRIRVDANGMWNVDEAEHAVHALNEFDLEYVEQPCASVPELADLRRRVKYMGIPVAADESVRKSSDPLAVARARAADVLVIKAQPLGGVTHALQIVTAAGLPAVVSSALDTAIGLSQGAALAAALPNLDYDCGLGTASLFLDDVAELRPVDGSIAVGRVAPDDGALARLAASDERRDWWLQRLGRCHELLASA